GACCTGGCCCGCCTCCAGCATCGCGAACCCCGCGTGCATGAAGAAGATCAGGAACGTGACCGTGAGCACCCACACGAGGTTGACGCTCTCGACCACCGCCTCCATCCCGCTCGCCTGGAGCGGGATCGATCCAGCCTCGATCATTCGCCCACCGCCGAAGTAATCGCTACTATTTTACTACAATTGATGCCGTTTTCGCTGTTTTCGCCCGTGTTCGTCATCCGTCTCACGCTGGGGACGCAGGAAGTGCGATCGTATAACTGTTGGGTTGAAATATGGATATTTGCGCTGGTGTTGGAATGGATATGTCCGTTTTGCGGTACAGTATTATCGATATAAGGTCGTATTCCGGTCGGGAATCGCTCGATATTGGACCGAAAACCGTACGTTCGTCGATTCGATTTCCGGCAGGTGTTGCGCGAGAGCGGCGTCCGCGCCCGAGATCGGGAGTCAGTCGTCGGCCGGTGCGGACTCGACGAGCGTCGCTGGCTCGACGGAGGCGTACCGAACGACCGCATCGAACTGCCCGATCGAGAAGCGTTCGTCCGATGTGATACCGCGTGCGTCGGGCTCGCACAGACGTGTATCGACGAACCGCTTCGCGACGAGGGCTTTCCGGGCGTCGTCCACGCTGTCGATCCGCTCTTGTGCCTCTTTGACGAGAAGTGCGGCGGTGTAGACGTCGAAGACGTAGTTCGCGAGTTTCTTGGCGTGGAGCTGGGCGTACTCCCCGTCGGCCCCGGCGAGGTGGACCAACGACTCCTGAAGCTCGGCGAAGGCGTCCTCGATCGCCGCAGTCGGTTCGTCGAGGCAGGGATGCTCGGCCGCGTCGAGGTTGGCGCGGATCGCGGGCAGGAGAGCCTCGTGGGCGTCCTCGCGGTCGAGCGCCCGGAGCAGGTCGAGCGAGAGGACGTTCGAGGTTCCTTCCCAGATCGGGAGCACCTGGGCGTCACGGAGCAGGCGCGGCGTGACGAACTCACGAACGTACCCGTTGCCGCCGAGCACCTCACACGCGTACGAGGCGGTTTCGACTGCCATCCGCGCGGTCACGTGCTTCGCCACCGGCACGAGCGCGCGCACGAGCTTGAACGCCCGCTCGCCGGCCTCGGTCTCACGCCCCTCGCGCCGGTAGCGGTCGAGGACGCGCGCGCCGTCGAAGGTGAACGCGGCGGCGGCCTCGTAGTCGACGGCCATATCGACGAGATCGCGGCGCATCAGCGGGTAGTCTTGAATGACCTCCCCGAACGCCTCG
The genomic region above belongs to Halococcus salifodinae DSM 8989 and contains:
- a CDS encoding acyl-CoA dehydrogenase family protein; the protein is MCIRDSTKPSGMVNDALFRRLKDKLGTISVPTGEIEFRGAEAFLVGEPENGFRQMTEMLNFERLSNATAAVGIMGRALLESKVRAANREAFGEVIQDYPLMRRDLVDMAVDYEAAAAFTFDGARVLDRYRREGRETEAGERAFKLVRALVPVAKHVTARMAVETASYACEVLGGNGYVREFVTPRLLRDAQVLPIWEGTSNVLSLDLLRALDREDAHEALLPAIRANLDAAEHPCLDEPTAAIEDAFAELQESLVHLAGADGEYAQLHAKKLANYVFDVYTAALLVKEAQERIDSVDDARKALVAKRFVDTRLCEPDARGITSDERFSIGQFDAVVRYASVEPATLVESAPADD